One segment of Thermodesulfovibrio sp. 3907-1M DNA contains the following:
- the lptB gene encoding LPS export ABC transporter ATP-binding protein has translation MSTLKVENLKKSFGKKEAVKGISFKVKSGEVVGLLGPNGAGKTTTFYMITGIIKPDSGNIFLDNKNISSMPIYERARLGLGYLPQEPSIFRKLTVRENLKAVLEIKYEDDKAALSRIDEEVDSILKEFNLTEFADREGYKLSGGERRRAEIARAIALKPIFMLFDEPFAGIDPLAVVELKKTIKHLKDKGIGVIITDHNVRETLSITDRAFIIHSGKLLAEGRPDMLINDPVVREAYLGEEFKL, from the coding sequence ATGAGCACTCTTAAGGTTGAAAATTTAAAAAAGAGCTTTGGCAAGAAAGAGGCTGTTAAAGGTATAAGTTTCAAAGTAAAAAGTGGAGAAGTTGTTGGTTTGTTGGGCCCCAATGGAGCTGGAAAAACAACCACATTTTATATGATAACAGGAATAATAAAACCAGACAGTGGCAATATTTTTCTTGATAACAAAAACATTTCATCAATGCCAATTTATGAAAGAGCAAGACTTGGATTGGGATACCTTCCTCAGGAACCTTCTATATTCAGGAAATTGACAGTGAGGGAAAATCTTAAAGCTGTTCTTGAAATTAAATATGAAGATGATAAAGCTGCTTTAAGCAGGATTGATGAAGAAGTTGATTCAATTCTTAAAGAATTCAATTTAACAGAGTTTGCTGACAGGGAAGGATATAAGCTTTCTGGTGGTGAGCGCAGAAGGGCTGAGATTGCAAGGGCAATTGCATTAAAACCTATTTTTATGCTTTTTGATGAACCATTTGCAGGCATAGATCCTCTGGCTGTGGTTGAACTAAAAAAAACGATAAAGCATCTCAAAGATAAGGGAATTGGGGTAATAATAACAGACCATAATGTGAGGGAAACTCTTTCTATAACTGATAGAGCATTTATTATACACAGCGGTAAATTGCTTGCCGAAGGTCGTCCTGATATGCTGATTAATGATCCTGTGGTAAGAGAAGCCTACTTAGGGGAGGAGTTTAAACTATAA
- a CDS encoding LptA/OstA family protein: MSILKSSFIVLVALFLFINPVLAQDKKEMPEPIIITSNTLINDSKAKTATFEGNVVAKRGEVTLYANKMIVYYEDEQKGGNIKMIEAIGNVKLVKADRVITSHKATYLPEPEERVIFTGEPRATEGKNLVTGEKITYFMKDDRSLVEKSKVYLKEKKTGK, encoded by the coding sequence TTGTCTATTCTAAAAAGTAGTTTTATAGTTTTGGTAGCTTTGTTTCTTTTTATTAATCCAGTTCTTGCTCAGGACAAAAAAGAGATGCCAGAGCCTATCATAATAACCTCAAACACGCTTATAAATGATAGTAAAGCAAAAACAGCTACATTTGAAGGAAATGTTGTAGCTAAAAGAGGAGAGGTTACATTGTACGCAAATAAAATGATTGTTTATTACGAGGATGAGCAAAAAGGTGGAAATATAAAGATGATAGAGGCAATAGGAAATGTAAAGCTTGTAAAGGCAGACAGAGTAATTACCTCCCATAAGGCAACATATCTTCCTGAGCCTGAGGAAAGAGTGATTTTCACCGGCGAACCAAGAGCAACAGAAGGTAAAAATCTTGTAACAGGCGAAAAAATAACATATTTCATGAAAGATGATAGATCGCTGGTGGAAAAAAGTAAGGTTTATTTAAAAGAGAAAAAAACAGGAAAATGA
- the lptC gene encoding LPS export ABC transporter periplasmic protein LptC, with protein sequence MKKLVLVFAGIIIVVILLVVLDYLDKEHPVKVKVSMEGSFFKDAQFIQKKDGQLKLQLFSKEALMSDDGKLMDLRELTMFFPEKNLTVKARKGFYWIESGDLILSEWIEGFSKEYKIYGTEAYWSAKDKTLYSDNPLKIEGNRFIIEGNSGKASENLIELKKGVTAIVYSKK encoded by the coding sequence ATGAAAAAACTGGTATTAGTTTTTGCAGGTATAATTATTGTTGTAATTTTACTTGTAGTTCTTGATTATCTGGACAAAGAGCATCCTGTTAAGGTAAAGGTTTCAATGGAAGGTTCTTTTTTTAAAGATGCTCAGTTTATTCAGAAAAAAGATGGGCAGTTGAAGCTACAACTTTTTTCAAAAGAGGCTTTGATGAGTGATGATGGCAAGTTAATGGATTTACGGGAGCTTACTATGTTTTTCCCTGAAAAAAATCTTACTGTAAAAGCCAGAAAGGGATTTTACTGGATTGAATCAGGCGATCTTATTTTAAGTGAATGGATAGAAGGATTTTCAAAGGAGTATAAAATTTATGGCACAGAGGCATACTGGAGCGCAAAGGATAAAACTCTTTATTCTGATAATCCACTTAAGATTGAAGGAAACAGGTTTATTATAGAAGGCAACTCTGGCAAAGCCAGTGAGAATTTGATAGAATTAAAGAAAGGGGTGACAGCAATTGTCTATTCTAAAAAGTAG
- a CDS encoding VCBS repeat-containing protein, translated as MLFFVLCLIYVKPCYAEVDYFKNFKETLLSYFPFIAGKVVKLENNKLTLDKGYKEGVKKGQRVVIFEETVPLIHPVTRQVIGKSEKIVGSAEVVSVEENSSVAELLEGNISSSEPLLFKIPKSKIKILYAQGDTEWAVGEGYYRDLKDTERFELIDAPVNVTDVEKLLKHPGNADVLLLLKQSKQDGNLKLSQELYWIKDKKLFSRTEIELPSLALNELRKKYASLIVPEGHTLLSFRLSKSINRIAVGNFDGISPNQILIASDSEVSLYTIDVDLKLKSNYSIAVSGDVLWFDTGDIDRDGKDEIVITIKKDERVISLIIKWVGDGFNEIARLNDVFLRIYDGRLIAQSYSPSSGFDGEIFYIKPQQSGYQTKAALKLPVKANIYDFYLFGNIMFKWEDDGSLAVYDNKGVSLWRSQEPLGYGLQYEKQTGIAMLSLGKWKVQSRIKPLSNGIIVIEKKPLLGLVNVSTLGYKSSTLHLLQWTGIGIEDTSITEEMSGEILDYAVSSDKLFVLVKPPFGFNPKRLLQGESPFETILHILSFKY; from the coding sequence ATGCTATTTTTTGTACTGTGTTTAATTTATGTCAAACCATGTTATGCAGAAGTTGACTATTTTAAAAATTTTAAAGAAACTCTCTTATCCTATTTCCCTTTCATTGCTGGTAAAGTTGTAAAACTGGAAAATAACAAACTCACTCTTGATAAAGGTTATAAAGAGGGAGTAAAAAAGGGTCAGAGAGTGGTTATTTTTGAAGAAACTGTTCCTTTAATTCACCCTGTAACAAGACAGGTTATAGGTAAATCAGAAAAAATAGTTGGTTCTGCTGAGGTTGTAAGCGTTGAAGAAAACTCTTCGGTAGCTGAGCTTTTAGAAGGAAACATCTCCTCCAGCGAACCCCTTTTATTCAAGATACCGAAATCAAAAATTAAAATTTTATATGCTCAAGGAGATACTGAATGGGCAGTCGGCGAAGGCTATTACAGGGACCTGAAAGATACTGAAAGATTTGAACTTATTGATGCTCCTGTAAATGTAACTGATGTAGAAAAACTTTTAAAACATCCGGGTAATGCCGACGTTTTACTTTTACTTAAACAATCAAAACAGGATGGAAACCTGAAGCTCTCTCAGGAGCTTTACTGGATTAAAGATAAAAAACTTTTTTCTCGCACCGAGATTGAACTGCCTTCATTAGCTTTGAATGAGTTAAGAAAAAAATATGCCTCATTAATAGTTCCTGAAGGGCACACTCTTCTTTCTTTCAGACTTTCAAAAAGCATTAACAGGATTGCTGTTGGCAATTTTGATGGAATAAGCCCAAATCAAATTTTAATTGCCTCAGACAGTGAAGTAAGCCTCTACACCATAGATGTTGACCTTAAACTCAAGAGCAACTACTCAATTGCAGTAAGTGGTGATGTTCTCTGGTTTGATACAGGTGATATTGACAGGGATGGCAAAGATGAGATAGTGATAACAATAAAGAAGGATGAGAGAGTTATTTCATTGATAATTAAATGGGTTGGTGATGGTTTCAATGAAATTGCCAGACTTAATGATGTATTTTTAAGAATCTATGATGGAAGATTAATTGCCCAGAGTTACTCTCCTTCCTCTGGTTTTGACGGAGAAATTTTTTATATAAAGCCTCAACAATCAGGTTATCAGACTAAGGCAGCGTTAAAACTTCCAGTTAAAGCAAACATCTATGATTTTTATCTTTTCGGCAATATCATGTTTAAGTGGGAAGATGACGGCTCTCTCGCAGTATATGACAACAAGGGTGTTTCTCTCTGGCGCTCACAGGAACCTCTTGGATACGGACTACAGTATGAAAAACAAACTGGAATTGCTATGTTAAGCCTCGGAAAATGGAAAGTTCAAAGCAGAATAAAGCCTTTAAGTAACGGAATAATAGTTATAGAGAAAAAACCTCTTTTAGGACTTGTAAATGTTTCAACCCTTGGATACAAAAGCTCTACATTACATCTACTTCAATGGACAGGAATCGGAATTGAAGATACATCCATTACAGAAGAGATGTCAGGAGAAATACTTGACTACGCTGTTTCATCAGATAAATTGTTTGTTCTTGTAAAGCCTCCTTTTGGCTTCAATCCAAAGAGGCTTCTTCAGGGAGAAAGTCCTTTTGAGACAATTCTACATATACTTTCCTTCAAATATTAA
- a CDS encoding isoprenyl transferase produces the protein MGRFIRHVGIIMDGNGRWAQLRGLPRYEGHKRGVEKVKEIIRAAIRLNIDALTFYAFSIENWQRPKKEVEIIMELLQNHLKKETQLFLSQGVRFKMIGNRQMLPTNILKIIEETEQLTEHCSNLTAQFAISYSGRDEILRAVKKIIENQIKPDELNESLFSSMLDTAGTAEPDLIIRTSGEQRLSNFLIWQSAYSEFYFTQTLWPDFTEEEFTEAILDFQKRQRRFGKVSEFTRS, from the coding sequence ATGGGCAGATTTATAAGGCATGTTGGAATAATAATGGATGGAAATGGAAGATGGGCACAGTTGAGAGGACTACCTCGCTATGAAGGACATAAAAGAGGAGTTGAAAAAGTAAAAGAAATTATCCGTGCTGCGATAAGACTAAACATTGATGCGCTTACCTTTTATGCTTTTTCAATAGAAAACTGGCAAAGACCAAAAAAGGAAGTTGAAATAATTATGGAGTTATTACAAAATCATCTAAAAAAGGAAACTCAATTATTTCTTTCTCAGGGAGTCAGGTTTAAAATGATAGGAAATCGTCAGATGTTGCCTACAAATATACTTAAAATAATTGAAGAAACAGAGCAACTAACAGAGCATTGTAGTAATCTTACCGCACAGTTTGCCATAAGTTATAGTGGAAGGGATGAAATCTTAAGGGCAGTGAAAAAAATAATTGAAAATCAAATAAAACCTGACGAACTCAATGAAAGCTTATTCTCATCAATGCTTGACACAGCCGGGACTGCAGAGCCTGATCTTATAATCAGAACTTCAGGAGAACAAAGACTCAGTAATTTTTTAATATGGCAGTCTGCCTATTCTGAGTTTTACTTTACTCAAACTCTTTGGCCAGATTTCACTGAAGAGGAGTTTACAGAAGCAATTCTTGATTTTCAAAAAAGACAGAGGAGATTTGGAAAAGTAAGTGAGTTTACAAGGTCATAA
- a CDS encoding phosphatidate cytidylyltransferase, translating into MSLQGHKKRVLVALIALPLLVFLVVKLPPYFFLALLTAVCAVGMWEFLKMYKTCSFWIGFGIFSSVIIFLLNCFYPQFALHYYATAFAVITIIRLIAKKDPQYALSEISPVMIGLLYIPALLAFQWFLREHGWQWIIYLYAVVWSADSFAYYIGKGLGKKKLYPEVSPKKTWAGAYGSLMGGIIASLLFGNFLLSKPFVKLLIAGFLIGFISIFGDLVESMFKRDAQVKDSSFLFPEHGGVLDKIDSMLFAGVLLYFFMKLM; encoded by the coding sequence GTGAGTTTACAAGGTCATAAAAAAAGAGTTCTCGTTGCACTGATTGCTTTACCTCTTTTAGTTTTTCTTGTTGTAAAGCTACCTCCTTACTTCTTTTTAGCACTCCTTACAGCAGTGTGTGCTGTTGGAATGTGGGAATTTTTAAAAATGTATAAGACTTGCAGTTTCTGGATTGGTTTTGGAATTTTCTCCTCTGTGATCATTTTTTTACTTAACTGTTTTTATCCCCAGTTTGCACTGCATTATTATGCTACAGCCTTTGCAGTAATAACCATCATTCGTTTAATAGCAAAAAAAGACCCTCAGTATGCACTCTCTGAAATCTCTCCTGTTATGATCGGGCTTTTATACATTCCTGCTTTACTTGCTTTCCAATGGTTTTTAAGAGAACATGGCTGGCAATGGATTATATATCTGTATGCTGTTGTATGGTCAGCAGACTCCTTTGCCTATTACATCGGAAAGGGATTAGGGAAAAAGAAGCTTTATCCAGAAGTAAGTCCCAAAAAAACATGGGCTGGTGCCTATGGCTCTTTAATGGGTGGAATAATTGCTTCTTTATTATTTGGAAATTTTTTACTGTCAAAGCCTTTTGTCAAACTTTTAATAGCTGGCTTCTTAATTGGCTTTATCAGCATATTTGGTGATCTTGTTGAATCAATGTTTAAAAGAGATGCTCAGGTAAAGGATTCAAGCTTTCTTTTTCCAGAGCATGGTGGAGTTCTTGATAAAATAGATAGTATGCTTTTTGCAGGTGTTTTACTGTATTTTTTTATGAAGCTTATGTAG
- a CDS encoding 1-deoxy-D-xylulose-5-phosphate reductoisomerase gives MKKVVILGSTGSIGKNALQVIRQFPEKFKVLGLAVKSSINLLKEQIEEFKPEYVAVYDKKACEKLKKEIKSLNILCGTEGVCEIARLKEVDIVLSAIVGAEGLLPTFEAVKAGKTVALANKESLVMAGDLIKKQVSKSKAQIIPVDSEHSAVFQCINGCNKTYIRKIWLTASGGPFRGKKSWEIENVTPQEALNHPKWKMGKRITIDSATLMNKGFEVIEAHFLFDIPVENIAVLIHPQSIVHCLVEFIDGTYLAQISNPDMKAPIALALSLPERLPDIVSPIDWNTLRELNFELPDTEVFPCLSLAYEAVKIGGSMPVVLNAADEIAVDAFLSGRLKFNEIPKLIKKVMDVHRVFNPDSIEEILEIDSWARKKALEEIKK, from the coding sequence TTGAAAAAAGTTGTAATACTTGGTAGCACAGGCTCTATAGGTAAAAATGCTCTTCAGGTAATAAGGCAATTTCCTGAAAAATTTAAGGTTCTTGGGCTTGCTGTCAAAAGTAGCATTAACCTTCTTAAAGAGCAGATTGAAGAGTTTAAACCAGAGTACGTGGCAGTTTATGATAAAAAAGCCTGCGAAAAGTTAAAGAAAGAAATAAAATCATTAAATATACTCTGTGGAACTGAAGGAGTATGCGAGATTGCAAGACTTAAAGAAGTAGACATTGTTCTTTCAGCTATTGTTGGTGCAGAAGGTCTTCTACCCACATTTGAAGCAGTAAAGGCTGGCAAAACAGTAGCACTTGCGAACAAGGAAAGCCTTGTAATGGCTGGTGACTTAATAAAAAAACAAGTCAGCAAGAGCAAAGCTCAGATAATTCCCGTTGACAGCGAACACAGTGCTGTTTTTCAATGCATTAACGGATGCAATAAAACTTACATAAGAAAAATATGGCTTACTGCCTCTGGAGGACCTTTTAGAGGAAAGAAATCCTGGGAAATAGAAAATGTAACTCCTCAGGAAGCATTAAATCATCCAAAATGGAAGATGGGAAAGAGAATTACCATAGATTCAGCAACCCTTATGAATAAAGGATTTGAAGTTATTGAAGCACATTTTCTCTTTGACATACCTGTTGAAAACATTGCAGTATTGATTCATCCTCAAAGCATTGTTCACTGTCTTGTTGAATTTATTGACGGAACCTATCTCGCCCAGATAAGCAACCCTGATATGAAAGCTCCTATTGCGCTGGCACTTTCTCTTCCAGAGAGACTTCCAGATATAGTTTCTCCAATAGACTGGAACACTTTACGGGAGCTTAACTTTGAATTACCTGATACAGAGGTTTTTCCATGCCTAAGCCTTGCTTATGAAGCAGTCAAGATTGGAGGCAGTATGCCAGTGGTTTTAAATGCCGCTGATGAGATTGCTGTTGATGCTTTTCTTTCAGGAAGGTTAAAATTTAATGAGATACCCAAATTGATTAAAAAAGTTATGGATGTCCACAGAGTTTTTAATCCTGACAGTATAGAAGAAATCCTTGAAATTGATAGCTGGGCAAGAAAAAAAGCACTGGAGGAAATAAAAAAATGA
- the rseP gene encoding RIP metalloprotease RseP, with protein sequence MNFIYAIILFGFLIFIHEIGHFLAAKISGVRVLKFSIGFGPKVIGKRIGETEYLLSAVPLGGYVKMYGEEFGDEVIDERRSFKHQPVYKKIFIVFAGPLFNIIGAVFLFWIVFVHGVPVIKPVIGEVMENSPAYMAGLKTGDKIIEIEGQKISNWFDMAQFIQQNPNKNLNFKIERNGEIIQLQITPHGKEAKNIFGEKVFVGQIGIKPDEKAIFIKKEEPLNALNMSIKKCYEIVELTYLTIVKIFQRVVSTEVIGGPILIFQAAGKTAEQGLVSFLSFAAIISINLGVLNLLPIPVLDGGHILFFLIEAIRRKPLSEKFIAVSQKIGIAFLVALMMLAFYNDILRLLTGKMP encoded by the coding sequence ATGAACTTTATTTATGCAATAATTCTCTTTGGTTTTTTAATATTTATTCATGAAATCGGTCATTTCCTCGCTGCCAAAATAAGTGGGGTAAGGGTTCTTAAATTCTCAATTGGTTTTGGACCAAAGGTAATTGGTAAAAGAATTGGAGAAACAGAATATCTACTGAGTGCTGTTCCTCTTGGTGGATATGTAAAAATGTATGGAGAAGAGTTTGGCGATGAAGTAATTGACGAAAGACGCTCTTTTAAACATCAGCCAGTCTATAAAAAAATTTTCATTGTTTTTGCAGGTCCTCTTTTTAACATAATTGGCGCTGTCTTTCTCTTCTGGATTGTATTTGTGCACGGAGTTCCTGTAATTAAACCAGTAATAGGAGAAGTTATGGAAAACTCACCTGCTTACATGGCAGGATTAAAGACTGGCGATAAAATCATAGAGATTGAAGGACAAAAAATCTCAAACTGGTTTGACATGGCTCAGTTTATCCAGCAGAATCCAAATAAAAATCTTAATTTTAAAATTGAAAGAAACGGTGAAATCATTCAACTTCAGATAACTCCTCATGGAAAGGAGGCTAAAAACATTTTTGGGGAAAAGGTTTTTGTTGGGCAAATCGGAATAAAGCCAGATGAAAAGGCTATTTTTATAAAAAAAGAAGAGCCTTTGAATGCTCTTAACATGTCTATTAAGAAATGCTATGAAATTGTAGAGCTTACCTATCTTACCATTGTAAAAATCTTTCAAAGAGTTGTTTCAACTGAGGTAATAGGAGGTCCTATTCTCATATTTCAGGCTGCAGGGAAAACTGCTGAGCAGGGATTGGTAAGTTTCTTAAGCTTTGCAGCAATAATCAGCATAAATCTCGGAGTGCTTAACTTGCTTCCAATTCCTGTTTTAGATGGTGGTCACATTTTATTTTTCCTAATTGAGGCAATAAGAAGGAAACCCTTAAGTGAAAAATTCATTGCAGTCTCGCAAAAAATCGGCATAGCCTTTTTAGTTGCCTTAATGATGCTTGCTTTTTACAATGATATTTTAAGACTTTTAACCGGGAAGATGCCATGA
- a CDS encoding NUDIX hydrolase, which produces MMKRVFSAGGVVYKFENGDLKILLISTKEGKAWALPKGLIEKGENSKETALREIKEETGIDGKIVDEIGETSYWFVMDGEKYFKTVKYFLVEYTGGEITPQWEINSAEWFSPDEAVEKITYKTDREILKKAIEKIYGQNIKS; this is translated from the coding sequence ATGATGAAAAGAGTTTTCTCTGCAGGTGGAGTTGTTTATAAATTTGAAAACGGAGATTTAAAAATACTGCTGATTTCAACAAAAGAAGGTAAAGCCTGGGCTTTACCAAAGGGGTTGATAGAAAAAGGAGAGAACTCTAAAGAAACTGCCCTGAGAGAGATAAAAGAAGAAACAGGCATAGATGGTAAAATAGTTGATGAAATTGGAGAAACTTCTTACTGGTTTGTCATGGATGGAGAAAAATACTTTAAAACTGTAAAATACTTTCTTGTAGAATACACAGGCGGTGAAATAACTCCTCAATGGGAAATAAATTCTGCAGAATGGTTTAGCCCCGATGAGGCAGTGGAGAAAATTACCTACAAGACTGACAGAGAAATCTTAAAAAAAGCCATAGAAAAAATTTATGGGCAAAATATTAAGTCCTGA